One Natator depressus isolate rNatDep1 chromosome 6, rNatDep2.hap1, whole genome shotgun sequence DNA window includes the following coding sequences:
- the HARBI1 gene encoding putative nuclease HARBI1 isoform X2, which yields MAVPIAILDCDLLLYGRGHRMLDRFKLEDVTDEYLVSMYGFPRQFIYYLVDLLGASLSRPTQRSRAISPETQILAALGFYTSGSFQTRMGDAIGISQASMSRCVANVTEALVERASQFIHFPEDEASVQSLKDDFYGLAGMPGVLGVIDCTHVAIKAPNAEDLSYVNRKGLHSLNCLMVCDARGALLSAETHWPGSLQDGTVLQQAALNSQFEAGLHKDGWLLGDSSFFLRTWLMTPLHIPETTAEYRYNMAHSATHSVIEQTFRTIRSRFRCLDGSKGTLQYSPEKSSHIILACCVLHNISLEHGLDVWSSPATGQMEQPEEEYEQMESLDSEACRIRRELLLSHFS from the exons ATGGCTGTTCCTATAGCGATTCTTGATTGTGACCTCTTGCTCTATGGCCGAGGACACCGAATGCTAGATCGCTTCAAGCTGGAGGATGTCACCGATGAGTACCTGGTGTCCATGTATGGCTTCCCCCGACAATTCATTTACTATCTAGTGGATCTGCTGGGAGCCAGCCTCTCTCGCCCTACACAGCGGTCCAGAGCCATCAGTCCAGAGACACAGATTCTTGCTGCATTAGGTTTTTACACTTCTGGCTCCTTCCAGACACGCATGGGGGATGCCATTGGCATCAGCCAGGCCTCCATGAGCCGCTGTGTTGCCAATGTCACTGAAGCACTGGTGGAGAGAGCCTCACAATTCATTCATTTTCCAGAGGATGAAGCCTCTGTGCAGAGTCTGAAGGACGACTTCTATGGGCTGGCAGGGATGCCTGGAGTGCTAGGGGTGATTGACTGCACCCATGTGGCAATCAAAGCACCCAATGCCGAGGACCTATCCTATGTGAATCGAAAGGGTCTTCATTCTTTAAACTGCCTAATGGTGTGTGATGCTAGAGGAGCACTGCTGAGTGCAGAGACGCACTGGCCAGGCAGCCTGCAGGACGGCACTGTGCTGCAGCAGGCAGCTCTTAATAGCCAATTTGAAGCTGGATTGCACAAAGATGGCTGGCTACTTG GTGACAGCTCCTTTTTTCTCCGCACATGGCTGATGACCCCTCTGCATATCCCTGAGACCACCGCAGAGTACCGTTATAACATGGCACATTCTGCCACTCACAGTGTCATTGAGCAGACATTCAGGACCATTCGATCTCGGTTCCGTTGCCTGGATGGATCCAAAGGCACCCTGCAGTATTCTCCAGAGAAGTCTAGCCACATCATtctggcctgctgtgtgctccataacaTCTCTCTTGAACATGGGCTAGATGTGTGGTCTTCCCCAGCAACAGGACAGATGGAGCAACCAGAGGAAGAATACGAGCAAATGGAATCGCTGGACTCTGAAGCCTGTCGAATCCGCCGCGAGCTTTTGCTTTCTCATTTTAGCTAA
- the HARBI1 gene encoding putative nuclease HARBI1 isoform X1 has protein sequence MSILRTHQVTALGKDLQQELLQELTQALAMAVPIAILDCDLLLYGRGHRMLDRFKLEDVTDEYLVSMYGFPRQFIYYLVDLLGASLSRPTQRSRAISPETQILAALGFYTSGSFQTRMGDAIGISQASMSRCVANVTEALVERASQFIHFPEDEASVQSLKDDFYGLAGMPGVLGVIDCTHVAIKAPNAEDLSYVNRKGLHSLNCLMVCDARGALLSAETHWPGSLQDGTVLQQAALNSQFEAGLHKDGWLLGDSSFFLRTWLMTPLHIPETTAEYRYNMAHSATHSVIEQTFRTIRSRFRCLDGSKGTLQYSPEKSSHIILACCVLHNISLEHGLDVWSSPATGQMEQPEEEYEQMESLDSEACRIRRELLLSHFS, from the exons ATGTCCATATTGAGAACACATCAG GTGACAGCATTGGGAAAAGATCTGCAACAAGAACTGCTCCAAGAACTCACCCAGGCTTTGGCTATGGCTGTTCCTATAGCGATTCTTGATTGTGACCTCTTGCTCTATGGCCGAGGACACCGAATGCTAGATCGCTTCAAGCTGGAGGATGTCACCGATGAGTACCTGGTGTCCATGTATGGCTTCCCCCGACAATTCATTTACTATCTAGTGGATCTGCTGGGAGCCAGCCTCTCTCGCCCTACACAGCGGTCCAGAGCCATCAGTCCAGAGACACAGATTCTTGCTGCATTAGGTTTTTACACTTCTGGCTCCTTCCAGACACGCATGGGGGATGCCATTGGCATCAGCCAGGCCTCCATGAGCCGCTGTGTTGCCAATGTCACTGAAGCACTGGTGGAGAGAGCCTCACAATTCATTCATTTTCCAGAGGATGAAGCCTCTGTGCAGAGTCTGAAGGACGACTTCTATGGGCTGGCAGGGATGCCTGGAGTGCTAGGGGTGATTGACTGCACCCATGTGGCAATCAAAGCACCCAATGCCGAGGACCTATCCTATGTGAATCGAAAGGGTCTTCATTCTTTAAACTGCCTAATGGTGTGTGATGCTAGAGGAGCACTGCTGAGTGCAGAGACGCACTGGCCAGGCAGCCTGCAGGACGGCACTGTGCTGCAGCAGGCAGCTCTTAATAGCCAATTTGAAGCTGGATTGCACAAAGATGGCTGGCTACTTG GTGACAGCTCCTTTTTTCTCCGCACATGGCTGATGACCCCTCTGCATATCCCTGAGACCACCGCAGAGTACCGTTATAACATGGCACATTCTGCCACTCACAGTGTCATTGAGCAGACATTCAGGACCATTCGATCTCGGTTCCGTTGCCTGGATGGATCCAAAGGCACCCTGCAGTATTCTCCAGAGAAGTCTAGCCACATCATtctggcctgctgtgtgctccataacaTCTCTCTTGAACATGGGCTAGATGTGTGGTCTTCCCCAGCAACAGGACAGATGGAGCAACCAGAGGAAGAATACGAGCAAATGGAATCGCTGGACTCTGAAGCCTGTCGAATCCGCCGCGAGCTTTTGCTTTCTCATTTTAGCTAA